From a region of the Canis lupus dingo isolate Sandy chromosome 5, ASM325472v2, whole genome shotgun sequence genome:
- the NQO1 gene encoding NAD(P)H dehydrogenase [quinone] 1 isoform X1, with the protein MARKALIVLAHAEKASFNHAMKEAAVEALEAAGWEVTVSDLYAMNFNPVISRRDVTGMPKDAAPHHLSPPPAGTPKDPGNFQYPAEAALAYKEGRLSPDIVAEQKKLEAADLVIFQFPLQWFGVPAILKGWFERVLIGEFAYTYAAMYDKGPFRNKKTVLSITTGGSGSMYSLQGIHGDMNIILWPIQSGTLHFCGFQVLEPQLTYSIGHTPMDVRIQILEGWKKRLENIWNETPLYFAPSSLFDLNFQAGFLMKKEVQDKQKNEKFGLSVGHHLGKSIPTDNQIKARK; encoded by the exons ATGG CCAGGAAGGCGCTGATCGTCCTGGCCCACGCAGAGAAGGCCTCCTTCAACCACGCCATGAAGGAGGCTGCGGTGGAGGCCCTGGAGGCCGCAGGGTGGGAGGTCACCGTGTCGGACCTGTACGCCATGAACTTCAACCCTGTCATCTCCAGGCGGGATGTGACAG GGATGCCCAAGGACGCGGCCCCCCAtcacctgtcccccccccccgcagggacGCCCAAGGACCCCGGGAACTTTCAGTACCCCGCGGAGGCCGCTCTAGCCTATAAGGAGGGCCGCCTGAGCCCCGACATCGTGGCCGAGCAGAAGAAGCTGGAAGCCGCAGACCTGGTGATCTTCCAG TTCCCACTGCAGTGGTTTGGAGTCCCTGCCATCCTGAAAGGCTGGTTCGAGCGAGTGCTCATCGGAGAGTTTGCTTACACGTACGCGGCCATGTATGACAAGGGACCTTTCCGG AATAAGAAGACGGTGCTCTCCATCACCACGGGCGGTAGCGGCTCCATGTACTCTCTGCAGGGTATCCACGGAGACATGAATATCATTCTCTGGCCAATTCAG AGTGGCACTCTGCATTTCTGTGGCTTCCAAGTCCTGGAACCTCAACTGACCTATAGCATTGGGCACACTCCTATGGATGTCCGAATTCAGATCTTGGAAGGATGGAAGAAACGCCTGGAGAATATCTGGAATGAGACTCCACTGTATTTTGCTCCAAGTAGCCTCTTTGACTTAAACTTTCAGGCAGGATTCTTAATGAAAAAGGAAGTGCAAGATAAGCAGAAAAACGAGAAATTTGGCCTTTCTGTGGGCCATCATTTGGGCAAGTCCATCCCAACTGACAACCAGATCAAAGCCAGAAAATGA
- the NQO1 gene encoding NAD(P)H dehydrogenase [quinone] 1 isoform X2, with protein sequence MARKALIVLAHAEKASFNHAMKEAAVEALEAAGWEVTVSDLYAMNFNPVISRRDVTGTPKDPGNFQYPAEAALAYKEGRLSPDIVAEQKKLEAADLVIFQFPLQWFGVPAILKGWFERVLIGEFAYTYAAMYDKGPFRNKKTVLSITTGGSGSMYSLQGIHGDMNIILWPIQSGTLHFCGFQVLEPQLTYSIGHTPMDVRIQILEGWKKRLENIWNETPLYFAPSSLFDLNFQAGFLMKKEVQDKQKNEKFGLSVGHHLGKSIPTDNQIKARK encoded by the exons ATGG CCAGGAAGGCGCTGATCGTCCTGGCCCACGCAGAGAAGGCCTCCTTCAACCACGCCATGAAGGAGGCTGCGGTGGAGGCCCTGGAGGCCGCAGGGTGGGAGGTCACCGTGTCGGACCTGTACGCCATGAACTTCAACCCTGTCATCTCCAGGCGGGATGTGACAG ggacGCCCAAGGACCCCGGGAACTTTCAGTACCCCGCGGAGGCCGCTCTAGCCTATAAGGAGGGCCGCCTGAGCCCCGACATCGTGGCCGAGCAGAAGAAGCTGGAAGCCGCAGACCTGGTGATCTTCCAG TTCCCACTGCAGTGGTTTGGAGTCCCTGCCATCCTGAAAGGCTGGTTCGAGCGAGTGCTCATCGGAGAGTTTGCTTACACGTACGCGGCCATGTATGACAAGGGACCTTTCCGG AATAAGAAGACGGTGCTCTCCATCACCACGGGCGGTAGCGGCTCCATGTACTCTCTGCAGGGTATCCACGGAGACATGAATATCATTCTCTGGCCAATTCAG AGTGGCACTCTGCATTTCTGTGGCTTCCAAGTCCTGGAACCTCAACTGACCTATAGCATTGGGCACACTCCTATGGATGTCCGAATTCAGATCTTGGAAGGATGGAAGAAACGCCTGGAGAATATCTGGAATGAGACTCCACTGTATTTTGCTCCAAGTAGCCTCTTTGACTTAAACTTTCAGGCAGGATTCTTAATGAAAAAGGAAGTGCAAGATAAGCAGAAAAACGAGAAATTTGGCCTTTCTGTGGGCCATCATTTGGGCAAGTCCATCCCAACTGACAACCAGATCAAAGCCAGAAAATGA